Genomic segment of Nostoc sp. TCL240-02:
AGGCGATCGCGCCGTTTATGCTGGTGCTGTAGGTTTAGGGCCCAAGTAGGGACTGGGGAGGCAGGGGAGTAGGGGGCAGAGGGCACGAGAGCAGGGGGCAAGGGAGAGAATTCGTAACTCCTAACTCTTCACTCAGCACTCGGAACTGTTTTGCCCAATGCCCTATTCCCCAATCCCCATTCCCCAATCCCAAATTAAGGATAAAACCCCAACTTGGGCAACCCCAAAGTTTCATCCCAGCCCATCATTAGGTTTAGACATTGAATCGCTTGACCCGCCTGCCCTTTAATTAGATTGTCAATTGCCGACATGACAATCACGCGACCTGTGCGCGGGTCAACTTCTACGCCGATGTAACAAAGATTGCTGCTGTTAGCCCACTTGGTTTGGGGGTAAATGCCGCTACCGCAGACTTTTACCCAAGGAGAGTTGCGGTAGAAGGCTGAGAAAATTGTGATTAAGTCATCTCGCACTAGACCGGGATCGCTCATTTTGGCATATACCGTTGCCAAAATTCCGCGTACCATTGGGACAAGATGCGGTGTAAATTGGATCATCAGTTCGTGACCAGCTAAATCACTGCAAATTTGCTCAATTTCTGGGGTATGACGGTGACGGCCAATATTGAAAGCTGCGATGGAATTGTCTGCTTCAGATAGTAATAAGTTGGTTTGAAGTTGCCGTCCACTGCTAGATGTGCCAGCCTTGGCATCGATAATAGCTGTTTCTGGTAAGATTAAGCCTTGCTTTAAAAGTGGCGAAAGTGCAAGCAGACTCGCAGTGGGATAGGAACCAGGACAGCCAATAAGTTGAGCTTCGGCAATGCGATCGCGATAAAGTTCTGGTAATCCATAAACTGCTGTAGCTGCAATGGTGCGATCGCTTCTCTCAATACCATACCAATTTGTATAAGTTGTCAAATCCCTGAACCGATAGTCTGCACTCAGATCCAGCACTTTACATCCTTTTTCTAATAGTTTGGGCGCAATTTGGCAAGCCAGACCATTTGGTAAAGACAGGAAAACTACTTCACAGCGATGAGCAATTATTTCTGGTTCTACCGCTTCTATTGGTAGATTAGCTGTATGAGCCAGATGTGGGTACAAATCCCCAAAGGATTTACCGATACTACTCTCACCGCCTAAATAAACCAGTTCGACTTCTGGATGATCCATCAGTAGCCGTACTAACTGTACTTCGCCATAGCCCGACGCGCCAATAATCCCAACGGGTACGCGTCTAAATTTGCCCATGATCTGAAATCCTTATCCCATGAATGGTTAATTCGTTCTCAGCTATCAACAATATCAGCGACTAGACTCACAGCATACAAAACACCTGAAACCCCTCTACTTTTTTCGGACGGTTAAGGAAGAGAACGCAGGGAAATTATAAAATATTCTATTTGTCCTCCTCATCCTTGGATGTCGCTGCACTTTAAATCCCCATTTTGAACGGCAAAAATTTTTGCCCTGTTATCAAATCATTGCTAGTCCACTTCTCTGCCTTATAAAGGAGCTACAATCTAAAATAAGAAATTGTAAAAAAAATTTACGTTGGTAGCTGGAAATCTTTCTGTGTCACAGCCTAATCCTACCCAAGCTTTTAAATTTGATTCGATTAATGCCGCTTTAGCAGACCTAAAAGCTGGTCGTGTAATTGTAGTGGTAGATGATGAAAATAGAGAAAATGAAGGCGACTTAATTTGTGCTGCCCAATTTGCCACACCCGACACGATTAATTTCATGGCGGTGGAAGCTAGAGGGCTGATTTGTTTGGCAATGACAGGCGATCGCTTAGACGAGCTAGACTTACCCTTGATGGTAAGCAACATTACAGATACTAACCAAACTGCCTTCACTGTTAGCATTGATGCTGGCCCAGAATTGGGTGTAACCACAGGCATCTCAGCAGAAGACCGCGCCCGCACTATCCAGGTTACTCTCAACCCAGCGACAAAACCCAGCGATTTACGTCGTCCTGGTCATATTTTCCCGATTCGGGCTAAAGCTGGAGGCGTACTTAAACGCGCAGGACATACAGAAGCGGCTGTGGACTTAGCCCGACTAGCAGGACTTTACCCAGCAGGAGTAATTTGTGAAATTCAAAACTCCGATGGTTCAATGGCGCGGTTGCAGCAGTTAGTCGAATATGCAGAACGCCACAATTTAAAAATAATTAGTATTGCGGATTTAATCAGTTATCGCCTACAGCACGATCGCCTCGTGTATCGTGAGGTAATTACCAAACTGCCTAGTCAATTCGGCCAATTTGAAATTTACGCTTACCGTCATACCTTAGACCATACAGAACATGTTGCAATTGTCAAAGGAGATCCAGATAACTTCAAAGATGAGCCAGTAATGGTGCGGATGCACTCAGAATGCTTAACTGGTGATGCTTTGGGTTCTTTGCGCTGCGATTGTCGGATGCAGTTAGAAGCTGCACTGAAGATGATTGAGGCTGCTGGTCAAGGTGTAGTTGTATACCTGCGTCAAGAAGGACGGGGCATCGGCTTGATTAACAAGCTAAAAGCCTACTCGTTGCAGGATATGGGACTGGATACAGTTGAAGCAAATGAGCGTTTGGGATTTCCTGCTGACTTGCGAGACTACGGGATGGGCGCACAAATGCTGATGGATTTGGGCATCAAAAAGATACGTCTGATTACTAATAATCCCCGTAAAATTGCTGGAGTTAAGGGCTATGGGTTGGAAGTAGTCGATCGCGTGCCATTGTTAATTGAGGCAAACGACTACAATTCTTATTACCTGGCGACAAAGGCGAAAAAGCTGGGTCACATGCTGTTACAGACTTATCTGGTGACAGTAGCAATCCATTGGCAAGATGACCCGGAAGCCGTGACGGAACGTTATGAACGCTTAGAAAAACTGCGACATTTAGCGAAAAGTAATGATTTATTGTTGCAAGAAGAAGCGCGTCCGTTAGCGATCGCTATATTTGATGAGCCATCTTTGACAGTACACTTGGGTTTTGATCAGGCAAAAGTTGCTAGCTGTGATTGGTATCAACAAAGTGGCCATCCTTATATACAGGCTATCTTCCAAATTCTAGACAACCTCGCAACCTTACCATACATCCAGAAACTAGAATTTCTGATTTCTTCTGGTTGCGATCCTTTAAGTAATTTACAAGTCCAACTGGATCGGCAGACATTCTCGGATGGTACACTACCTTCATCGATTAGCGATCGCCTCGAAAAGCAGCAAATCTATAGCTTTAGTAAATAGCCTGGTTCAATAAATTTTGTAAGGTGTATTATCGCGTAGCGTAACGCACCTTATGAATAAATTATCGAAAGTAAAAGGGTTTAAGACCCCTATGTCTATACCTAGTCTCAGTTTCAGTCGGGATTTAAATCCCCGTCTGAAAATGTCTTTAATTTTGAATTTTGAATTGTTAATTACTTGCTCTATAAATTGGTCTAACCTGACGAAAAGTATTAAGTAAACTTAGAAATCTATTACCATCAAAATTTATCGGGTCAACTTTTTTACCAGAACGATCTACCAAATGATGGGTAGTAATGCGATAATCTGGGACTTGACTTTGAGCAATTAACCAAGCAAGAGATTTATATTGAGCCTCCGTATAGCCGCTATGAGTTTGTTGGCTGCTACTGTCATAACTATCTGGCGGTGTTTCCAAAGAAACGTGATAAGCAAAATTATTCACAGATGCGGGCAAATTTGGATTAGTCTGCACAGTTTCCAATCCCTGTGTACTCTCAAATACTGAGTTAGCTGCACCAAAAGCCCGCTTTTCTGGCGGTACTAGATAAACCACAGTTCCATCTAACTTGATTAAAGCGTGGTAACTTGCTTGCACGCTTTCATCATTATGGGCTACTTGAAAGAAATTAATCGCGCTGGAAGCAGAATAACCAGTTTCATGGAGGACGATAATCGGTTGGTTGTTGAGACGAACGCCATTAACATCTTGGGTGTAGCGTTCTCCATAGTTACTTGGATCGACCGCAGCAACTTGATAACTAGGTCTGTACTTTGCAAAAGCTTGAGTGGTTATGTACCTTGATACAGGCTTGTTAGTCTTGACTGGGGACTTGATAACACGTTGAGATTTTTTCTCTGGCTCTTTCGCTGATTGGAATTGCACCTGCGGATATTGACTGAAGGCCATAACCCGTGGATTAGATACATGGGATGTTGTTGGATTATTGTGTAATTTTGTCGCTCGTCCAATTAGCAGCACTACAATCACAGCCATGAACATCAGCGAGATTAGTAACACCCTAGTCGCCCAGTCTTTAAACCTCATTTTTCTAATACCCGTAAAACGGTAGATATTAACTTATAGCTAAACTGCCATGTCTTTCGTAGAGGCGCACTTCCGCAAGCCCCTACCGTAGATGGTATCCAAACGAGAATCACTATAACACTTTAATTCTAGTCAAATATACGTTACTAGTATATATTGGAATCCTAAATAATCGTTTTAGACGCTTCCTCTATCTAGGGAGCTATTTAAATGCTATAAAAACCATTGCTACTGGTGCAGGCAATAGTTGATGAATTGTGTCTCTACAATTCAAGATCGCAATCTCAAATATCAAATAGTTAGCGTTTATATTCTGCTGCGTGGTGTTCGCATAGCCACAGGTAATGTCCCTCTGGTGTCAAGACTTTCTTTAATCCACCCCAGTGCTGCTGTGGATCTTTTTCTTCTAAAAGTTGGCGTAAGGCACGCAAAGCTGCACCATCAGCGTGTTCTGGATCGAAATCTTCTCCAGCAATTGGGAAACCACCAGATTCTTCGAGTTCAGGTAATTTTGCTGCTAGTTCTTTAAATAGTTCAAAGTCATTTCTAAATAGTGTTTCATAGTCTTTGGGATTTACCACACCAAGCAAAGGACCAATTATCGGTGCGGCATATTTCAAGACTTTGAATAATTTATTAATATAAGGTGCAGTTACTCTCAGCCATTCGGCAGGTTCATTCATTTCATATAAACCGCCTTCTTTCGTAGGATGCCAGCAACCTGGTGCTTGGCAATATAGTTGTAAATCTAATTTCTGTCCAGTTAGATTCTTTTGCCAAGCTTTAACGCCATGAGGACGCAGGACAAAGATATTGGGACAGTGAGAATCTATGATTGCTTGTTCACGGCGGAATGTATTGGTGAATTCCCGTTGTATATATTCCCGCATATCTTTAAGCTCATCACGAATTGCTTCCTGTCGAACAAGAATTTCTTTTGCTAACTTGTCGATTCGTAACAGCACTTGATCCTGCGTGTGCCAATCCAACCCGAAAAGTAGAGATGACACGGAGACAGATTTAAAGCTCTCCTCGCATTGCATATCGATAATTGGTGGATGTCTAGTAATAGCTTTCTCTAAATTTGCATAGTTGAAGAGGTGAATACATGCTTCTCCGTCGTGACCAGGACAAGGAATAAAGCGTTTAATATCCAATCCGGGAAACCTTGCTAGAGTTAGCTCAATACCATCTTTAAGTAGTGCAAAGAAATTCTGGGGGTATACTCCTCGGACTGTTAATTGCAAGTAGTGTTCATGAGGAAATGCTTGCACTAAAGCTAAATGTTTTTGCTCAGAATCAGCAAATAATACACCGTTACGCCAATGAATACCAGTTGTGAAGCGGTGTTGACGCGCAATAAACCAAGTGGGAATACCCGCAGGAATCGTCTTGAGTTGAAATTTCATCGAAATTTCATTGCACTCGCCTGTTTGGTTCATTTGCTGCCACTTCTGTTCATAATCAGGCGCATCGAGGGGCAAACGTTCCACAACTAGACTGAGAGCAGGGCTTTCGGGAATGCGATAGGAAAGGTCAAAACGCTCCATAAGACGTAGGAAGTGATCCCGCATTGATACCTCTAAGTCGCACCAAAGTTGATTCATTTCCTGACGGGTTAAAATGCCAAAGCGATCGCTTACGTCTTTGCTTTCCAAAACTTTGCTGATATATTCAGTTACCCACTGTGGCTTGAGGATAACGGTATCGTTAAGTTCTTCGTTGTCTTGGAAATAGAGAATTTCACCTAATTCATGCAGCCATCGTGCTAACACTTGCTGACTTTCAGCAACTTGAGACCTAGCCATGATGTCCCACAATTGTTGAGGGGTTATGTGTTTCTCTGAGTGGGTGCGGATGGCATTGGCAGCGTTTAACCAAGTGGTAGGCCAGATTTCACCCATTAAGGGTAATTTGGCAGATGCTTTAGCGATCGCCTGCCGAAGTTCTTCAATGCCAAGGCTGATTTTAGAGCTAATTTTACAGTGTTCGATAATCTGCGGGTAGTCTCTACGTAATTCTCTTAAGGGAAGGTCTGTATCTCGCTCGTCGATGTGGGTGGCGACGAGTAAAATCGGGGATTCTGGGGCTAAAGCTTTGATAGTATCTAGCCAGTAGTAGAGTTTCCCCTGCTCAAATCCCGCTACGGCATTCCAAGTAAGCAAGAATAAAGAACGATTAGTGAGGAAGAATTGATGGGTGGCATGATATATATCCTGTCCGCCAAAATCCCAGGTGTTCAGCTGCATGGTGACACGTGGTTGCGTGGGATGAGCTAATTCCAAGGATTTAATTTCAATACCGTGGGTGGTGGATTGCTGGGTATCGAAATCTTCACCTCGTAAAGCTCTTAATAAGGATGTCTTACCTACACCTCCTTCACCGACAACTAGCAGCTTAGAAACCCATTGCCGTTGGCTACCTTCTAACTGTTTCCGAAGATAGCTTAAAATTGCCTGCGTTCCTTGCTCAACAATCTCAGGCTGTGGTGAGCTTAATTGTGGATTGTTATCGAGGTATAGCTCCTTCAAGTTGGAAAGTTGGCTGATTTCTGGCGCTAGGCTGTTGAGTTGATTGTTATGAAGGGATAGCTTTTTCAAACTGGAGAGTTGGCAGATTTCTGGCGGTAGGCTGTTGAGTTGATTGTTATGGAGGGATAGCTCTGTCAAATTGGAGAGTTGCCAGATTTCTAGCGGTAGGCTGCTGAGTTGATTGTTATGGAGGTATAGCCTTATCAAATTGGAGAGTTGTCTGATTTCTGGCGGCAGACTGCTGAGTTGATTGTTATGGAGGGATAGCGCCGTTAAGTTGGAGAGTTGGCAGATTTCTGCTGGCAGGCTGCTGAGTTGATTGCTCTGGAAGGTTAGCTGTATTAGGTGGATGAGTTGACCAATTTCAGTTGGCAGGACTGTTAATTTATTCCTTTTAAGGTCTAGCCCTCTGAGGTTGGTAAGTTTTCCTATTTCAGGAGACAGTTCTATCAGTTGATTGTCTTTGAGGTGTAGCAGTCTGAGGTTGGTGAGTTGTCCTATTTCAGGAGGCAGTTCTATCAGTTGATTGTCGCTTAGGTCTAACTCTTCCAACCTGGAAAGTTGCCCAATTTCAGCAGGCAGTGCCGTCAAATTCTTACTATTAAGGTTTAGCTGAATAAATCCTTTATTGGCAGTTGTTTCAATAATTTGCAATAGTTCTTCGTTTGTCACCTGCAAACCTCACCAACTCTATAGCAATATTCACCAAAATAGTGTATCCAACTATGAGCTAGATTATTGTCTTTCATTTATCTATATGAAAATTGCCGTAATGTTTAAATTAGCAGGGTGCGTAGGCGATCGTCTTATGTCATACATTGAATAGAATTAGCAGTCCACAATGCTATTTGTATAAAGGATTTTCAATAAATAAATTACGAACCACAGAGACGCAGAGAACACAGAGAGAGGAGAAATAGAGAGGATTTTTAGTCAGTTTTGGGATATTTTTTATTTGGAAATCCCTAATTATGTAATCGCTTGATTAAAAGCTGCCAAAAATATCACAATTTGGAGGCGATCGCACTTTCCCCCACAAACTTAGGTAAAATCACTATGGTGCTAGTTAACTTTCCCTAAATCTGATGAAAAGCGATGTCTGGCGACAAGCCGCTGACGCTCCTTCTCTGCGAGACGCTACGCGAACGTCGCTACCGCTTCGCTAATGCGTCTACGCTCTTGTTTTTACTCCCTTTGATATTTCCCTCATTAATTTAACCAAACTCTCTAACTATTGTTGCTATCGGCAGAAATAGCGAGAGTTTATTGTCTTGAAAAGGAATAAACTCATACTTGAGATAAAATTCCTTTGCTTGCAAATCGATAGCATCAACTCTCACGGCATACATACCAATTTCTTGAGAAACACGAACAGCACGATAGAGAGCATCAGCTAACAATTCACCTCCTAAACCTTGTCCTTTAACCGAATTATCTACAGCTAATCTCTCAATCAGCATTGCTGGAATCGGATAGGCTGGCATTCCACTCTGACAATATTCTGGTAAGGATTCATACTCAATAATACTGGCACTGACGGTATAATAGCCATCAATCTTCAAGCTTCCTGATGCTGAAATTGCTACAAATGTTTTAGCAATTCCTTTATTATGATTTTGCCGTGCATATTTCTTGAGATAATCATTCAAAATTACGTAATCGCAATCAAAAGAATTTCTTTGATACTTTTTATCAATTGGTACAAAATTCCATCTTGCCTCGCCATCACTTGTCATATTTCTGTCTATATTTGTGAATAGCAGATTTGAGTTTTCCCTTCAGTTCTGGCGGATTTTCCATTATTGACATAAACAAATCTCTATCAAGATTGGACAGCACCAGCCTTTCATTTGCATCTATATCTTGCTTGGCGACTGGCAAAACATGAAAAAGTGTATAAGCACTCAAAGAAATTCCTTTGAGACTGGCAGCCCGTTCTAATAGTTCTTTTTGCTCTTGGGTAACTCGTAAATCGATGCGGCAATCTTTTGCAGATGATGTTTCTGACATGGCTAATTCTCATCTTTGGCTGAGTCTCTATTTACAGCATAACTATATTAGTGGACAATGTACACACAAAATTATTGGAACTAGGATCATTTTTTCATCACCTCTAGGTGAATTAAAACACTAGCGTGGAGATAGCGATCGCACCCTCCCCCACAAACTTAGATAAAATCACTATGGTGCTAGTTAACTTTCCCTAAATCTGATGAAAAGCGATCGCCCCCAACTCTCTCCTCAACGTCCTGAACTACTTGCGCCAGCAGGTAATTGGGAATGTGCTAAAGCTGCTGTGGAAAATGGGGCAGATGCAATTTACTTCGGTTTGGATCGCTTCAACGCCAGAATGCGGGCAGAAAATTTTACTGAGGCAGACTTACCCCAATTAATGGCATTCCTGCACCGTCGGGGCGTAAAGGGTTATGTCACCGTCAACACACTAATATTTCCCAAAGAATTAGCAGAAGCACAGCAATATCTCTGCACAATTATTGCAGCTGGTGTGGATGCCGTCATTGTTCAAGATGTGGGAATTTGTCGTCTCATCCGTCACCTCTCGCCTGATTTCCCCATCCATGCTTCCACCCAAATGACAATTACCAGTGCGGCTGGGGTGGAATTTGCCAAATCCCTCGGCTGTCAATTGGTGGTGCTGGCGCGTGAATGTTCTCTTCAAGAAATTAATAAAATTCAGCAGCAGATTGCTCTACAAGAAACTTCGCTGCCCTTGGAAGTCTTTGTTCACGGTGCTTTGTGCGTGGCGTATTCCGGTCAGTGTTTGACTAGCGAGGCTTTAGGCGGACGTTCTGCTAACCGGGGTGAATGTGCCCAAGCTTGCCGGATGCCCTACGATTTAATCGCTGATGGGAAAGTTGTAAATTTAAAAGAACGCAAATATTTACTTAGTCCTCAAGACTTAGCAGGGTTAGATGTTTTGCCCGATTTGGTGAAATCAGGAGTAACTTGTCTCAAAATTGAAGGTCGCCTAAAAGCTCCAGAGTATGTTGCTAATGTCACCCGTGTTTATCGGCAAGCCCTAGATGGGGTGATGGAGGAATTGGAAAGACCTAACCCCCTAACCCCCTTCCCTTGTAGGGAAGGGGGAATAAAGGCTCCCCTCTTCGTTTCGGAGAGGGGTTGGGGGAGAGGTCAATTAGATCAAGAACACTACAACCTAGAGATGGCATTTTCTCGCGGACTCTACACGGGTTGGTTTGGCGGGATTAATAATCAAGAACTAGTTCACGCCCGCTTTGGTAAAAAACGTGGGGTTTATTTAGGTGAAGTCACCCGCATTCATAACGAACAGGTAACAATCAAACTGGAAGCGCCTGTAAAACCAGGGGATGGAATTGTGTTTGACTGCGGTCATCCAGAAGCGAAGGAAGAAGGTGGCCGGGTTTATGCTGTGGTGTCCAAGGGTAAAGAAGCAATGCTGACCTTTGGTCGAAATGACTTGAACCTGCGCCGATTGCATATAGGCGATCGCATTTGGAAAACCAATGATCCAGAATTAGATAAGCAACTACGTCAAAGTTTTGCTGGCGAGAACCCCCAATTTCAGCGTCCCATTGATGTAGAGGTTTATGGAGAAATTGGTCAGCCATTAATTGCGATCGCCCGCGATCGACTCGGTAATATTGTACAGGTGGAGTCTGCAATTTCATTGGTGGAGGCGCACACCAAACCCTTAGATACAGACCGTTTACAAGAACAATTCGGTCGTCTTGGTAACACACCTTTCGTTTTAGAGAAACTAACCAACCACCTCAGTACTTCCCTTATGCTGCCCGTAAGTGAATTAAACCGGATGCGGCGGGAAATTGTGGTGCAGTTGGAAGAATTGCGAAGTCAACCCAAACGCTGGCAGTTACGTTCTGATGTCTCTTTCCAAGACTTACTCCCTTCCTCATCTTCCTCATCCCCCTTATCTCCTTCACTCATCGTCTTAGTACGAAACCTCAAGCAACTCCAAGCCGCCCTCAAAGCCGGAGTTGAAACACTCTACTGTGAATTTGAAGACCCCCGCGCCTACCGAGAAGCGGTGCAAATGGTACGCCAACAACAGCAAAAAAACAAAGCAGACAATTCTTCACTCCTAACTCCTTTTTGTACAGACGCGATTAATCGCGTCTCCCAACTCCCCACAATCTGGGTTGCGCCACCCCGAATTACCAAACCTGGGGAAAATTGGATTTTGCAGCAGGTACGCGCCTGTGAAGCAGATGGCTATCTGATACGAAACTATGACCAACTGCAATTCTTTGCTCAAGACCGTTGTATTGGAGATTTTTCGCTCAACATTGCTAATTCCTTAACAGCAGATTACTTTCAGCAACACTTTGGTTTAGAAAGGCTGACGGCATCCTACGACCTGAATATTACCCAACTACAAGACCTACTCACCAGTTGCCCACCCCAGTGGTTTGAGGTGACAATCCATCAACATATACCGATGTTTCACATGGAGCATTGTGTATTTTGTGCCTTTCTATCGACAGGTACAGACTACACTAACTGTGGACGACCTTGTGAAAAGCAGGAAGTAAAGTTAAAAGATCGTGTAGGCAGCGAACACATTCTCAAGGCAGATGTAGGTTGCCGCAATACTGTATTTAACGGTACTGCTCAAACTGGAGCCGAGTACGTACAGCGTCTTATAGAACTTGGATTAAGTCACTTTCGTGTCGAGTTTGTCAATGAAACTCCAGACCAAGTGACTAAAATAATACATCGCTATCGTCAATTATTGCAAGGTGAAATTACAGGTTCCCAACTATGGCGTGAGTTGAAACTGCAAAATCAATTGGGCGTAACTCGTGGCCCATTGGGACTTTGACTCTACTCTGTCCTGAGTTCTGAGTGTTGAGCAAATTAAAGTAGGCAGTACGGGCTAAACACCCCACGACCGCTAACGGAACTTAGGACTCTTCATTAAAAAAGTAGAGGTGCTTTTTTAACTCAACAAATAACTGAATCATTAATCTTTCCTTAAAGCTTTAATAGTTGATACTTAAACCCATATCAGTATTGTTGTGAGGCTTACAATCATTTTGTAAAAACTAATGCAACTACGGTTATTTAGGTGGATGATTCTTTCCGTTGCGTTTGTGGCTGGAAACCTCC
This window contains:
- a CDS encoding peptidoglycan recognition family protein, yielding MRFKDWATRVLLISLMFMAVIVVLLIGRATKLHNNPTTSHVSNPRVMAFSQYPQVQFQSAKEPEKKSQRVIKSPVKTNKPVSRYITTQAFAKYRPSYQVAAVDPSNYGERYTQDVNGVRLNNQPIIVLHETGYSASSAINFFQVAHNDESVQASYHALIKLDGTVVYLVPPEKRAFGAANSVFESTQGLETVQTNPNLPASVNNFAYHVSLETPPDSYDSSSQQTHSGYTEAQYKSLAWLIAQSQVPDYRITTHHLVDRSGKKVDPINFDGNRFLSLLNTFRQVRPIYRASN
- a CDS encoding U32 family peptidase; protein product: MKSDRPQLSPQRPELLAPAGNWECAKAAVENGADAIYFGLDRFNARMRAENFTEADLPQLMAFLHRRGVKGYVTVNTLIFPKELAEAQQYLCTIIAAGVDAVIVQDVGICRLIRHLSPDFPIHASTQMTITSAAGVEFAKSLGCQLVVLARECSLQEINKIQQQIALQETSLPLEVFVHGALCVAYSGQCLTSEALGGRSANRGECAQACRMPYDLIADGKVVNLKERKYLLSPQDLAGLDVLPDLVKSGVTCLKIEGRLKAPEYVANVTRVYRQALDGVMEELERPNPLTPFPCREGGIKAPLFVSERGWGRGQLDQEHYNLEMAFSRGLYTGWFGGINNQELVHARFGKKRGVYLGEVTRIHNEQVTIKLEAPVKPGDGIVFDCGHPEAKEEGGRVYAVVSKGKEAMLTFGRNDLNLRRLHIGDRIWKTNDPELDKQLRQSFAGENPQFQRPIDVEVYGEIGQPLIAIARDRLGNIVQVESAISLVEAHTKPLDTDRLQEQFGRLGNTPFVLEKLTNHLSTSLMLPVSELNRMRREIVVQLEELRSQPKRWQLRSDVSFQDLLPSSSSSSPLSPSLIVLVRNLKQLQAALKAGVETLYCEFEDPRAYREAVQMVRQQQQKNKADNSSLLTPFCTDAINRVSQLPTIWVAPPRITKPGENWILQQVRACEADGYLIRNYDQLQFFAQDRCIGDFSLNIANSLTADYFQQHFGLERLTASYDLNITQLQDLLTSCPPQWFEVTIHQHIPMFHMEHCVFCAFLSTGTDYTNCGRPCEKQEVKLKDRVGSEHILKADVGCRNTVFNGTAQTGAEYVQRLIELGLSHFRVEFVNETPDQVTKIIHRYRQLLQGEITGSQLWRELKLQNQLGVTRGPLGL
- a CDS encoding GNAT family N-acetyltransferase; protein product: MTSDGEARWNFVPIDKKYQRNSFDCDYVILNDYLKKYARQNHNKGIAKTFVAISASGSLKIDGYYTVSASIIEYESLPEYCQSGMPAYPIPAMLIERLAVDNSVKGQGLGGELLADALYRAVRVSQEIGMYAVRVDAIDLQAKEFYLKYEFIPFQDNKLSLFLPIATIVREFG
- a CDS encoding COR domain-containing protein, producing the protein MTNEELLQIIETTANKGFIQLNLNSKNLTALPAEIGQLSRLEELDLSDNQLIELPPEIGQLTNLRLLHLKDNQLIELSPEIGKLTNLRGLDLKRNKLTVLPTEIGQLIHLIQLTFQSNQLSSLPAEICQLSNLTALSLHNNQLSSLPPEIRQLSNLIRLYLHNNQLSSLPLEIWQLSNLTELSLHNNQLNSLPPEICQLSSLKKLSLHNNQLNSLAPEISQLSNLKELYLDNNPQLSSPQPEIVEQGTQAILSYLRKQLEGSQRQWVSKLLVVGEGGVGKTSLLRALRGEDFDTQQSTTHGIEIKSLELAHPTQPRVTMQLNTWDFGGQDIYHATHQFFLTNRSLFLLTWNAVAGFEQGKLYYWLDTIKALAPESPILLVATHIDERDTDLPLRELRRDYPQIIEHCKISSKISLGIEELRQAIAKASAKLPLMGEIWPTTWLNAANAIRTHSEKHITPQQLWDIMARSQVAESQQVLARWLHELGEILYFQDNEELNDTVILKPQWVTEYISKVLESKDVSDRFGILTRQEMNQLWCDLEVSMRDHFLRLMERFDLSYRIPESPALSLVVERLPLDAPDYEQKWQQMNQTGECNEISMKFQLKTIPAGIPTWFIARQHRFTTGIHWRNGVLFADSEQKHLALVQAFPHEHYLQLTVRGVYPQNFFALLKDGIELTLARFPGLDIKRFIPCPGHDGEACIHLFNYANLEKAITRHPPIIDMQCEESFKSVSVSSLLFGLDWHTQDQVLLRIDKLAKEILVRQEAIRDELKDMREYIQREFTNTFRREQAIIDSHCPNIFVLRPHGVKAWQKNLTGQKLDLQLYCQAPGCWHPTKEGGLYEMNEPAEWLRVTAPYINKLFKVLKYAAPIIGPLLGVVNPKDYETLFRNDFELFKELAAKLPELEESGGFPIAGEDFDPEHADGAALRALRQLLEEKDPQQHWGGLKKVLTPEGHYLWLCEHHAAEYKR
- a CDS encoding DUF1778 domain-containing protein — translated: MSETSSAKDCRIDLRVTQEQKELLERAASLKGISLSAYTLFHVLPVAKQDIDANERLVLSNLDRDLFMSIMENPPELKGKLKSAIHKYRQKYDK
- the ribBA gene encoding bifunctional 3,4-dihydroxy-2-butanone-4-phosphate synthase/GTP cyclohydrolase II; amino-acid sequence: MSQPNPTQAFKFDSINAALADLKAGRVIVVVDDENRENEGDLICAAQFATPDTINFMAVEARGLICLAMTGDRLDELDLPLMVSNITDTNQTAFTVSIDAGPELGVTTGISAEDRARTIQVTLNPATKPSDLRRPGHIFPIRAKAGGVLKRAGHTEAAVDLARLAGLYPAGVICEIQNSDGSMARLQQLVEYAERHNLKIISIADLISYRLQHDRLVYREVITKLPSQFGQFEIYAYRHTLDHTEHVAIVKGDPDNFKDEPVMVRMHSECLTGDALGSLRCDCRMQLEAALKMIEAAGQGVVVYLRQEGRGIGLINKLKAYSLQDMGLDTVEANERLGFPADLRDYGMGAQMLMDLGIKKIRLITNNPRKIAGVKGYGLEVVDRVPLLIEANDYNSYYLATKAKKLGHMLLQTYLVTVAIHWQDDPEAVTERYERLEKLRHLAKSNDLLLQEEARPLAIAIFDEPSLTVHLGFDQAKVASCDWYQQSGHPYIQAIFQILDNLATLPYIQKLEFLISSGCDPLSNLQVQLDRQTFSDGTLPSSISDRLEKQQIYSFSK
- the argC gene encoding N-acetyl-gamma-glutamyl-phosphate reductase, producing the protein MGKFRRVPVGIIGASGYGEVQLVRLLMDHPEVELVYLGGESSIGKSFGDLYPHLAHTANLPIEAVEPEIIAHRCEVVFLSLPNGLACQIAPKLLEKGCKVLDLSADYRFRDLTTYTNWYGIERSDRTIAATAVYGLPELYRDRIAEAQLIGCPGSYPTASLLALSPLLKQGLILPETAIIDAKAGTSSSGRQLQTNLLLSEADNSIAAFNIGRHRHTPEIEQICSDLAGHELMIQFTPHLVPMVRGILATVYAKMSDPGLVRDDLITIFSAFYRNSPWVKVCGSGIYPQTKWANSSNLCYIGVEVDPRTGRVIVMSAIDNLIKGQAGQAIQCLNLMMGWDETLGLPKLGFYP